The DNA sequence TCGGCGTGTGAACGTGAAACTCCGTCTTCGGACAGTACCGAACCCGTGGCTCGGTCTCGGGTTCGGGAAGGGAACTCGCTTCGAACAGGGAATCGGCGCGCACGTCGGCCGCCGCTCGCTGGAGCGTCCACGGGTCGTGTTCGACGCGGGCGGTCATTCCGGCCTGTGGAACGAACAGTCGATAGCGCTCGGTCAGAAAGTAATCGAGCGTCCCGTGGTCGGGAGTGGTCGCTGGTCCTTCGGGGCGATAGGTCGCCTCGAATTCGACCGGGAGCGTGTCGGGGTGAACGCGCCGACTCAGCACTCGATTTTCGGTTCCCGTCTCGCTGACGATGTCGGCGTAGTAGTACGGGAGATGGTAGAGCAGTCGGGCCACGCGGGCCGCTATCCGACTGCCGGTATCGAGGCTCAGAAAGTAGACGCCCGGCGCGTTTCCCAAGCGGACGTACGTGCGGAAGTTGATCTGGGGGAACGTCATCCCCACGACGCCGGGTGTTCCGGGTATTCGCGCGTTCTCGATGGTCGACGCGAGGACACTGACCCACGCCCGGCCATCGTGGGTGTCGAGCGCCAACGAATCCGGAATCGCGCCGTCGAGTG is a window from the Haladaptatus sp. R4 genome containing:
- a CDS encoding YqjF family protein, translated to MTVRALRFTWRDCLFVHWPVESAALDGAIPDSLALDTHDGRAWVSVLASTIENARIPGTPGVVGMTFPQINFRTYVRLGNAPGVYFLSLDTGSRIAARVARLLYHLPYYYADIVSETGTENRVLSRRVHPDTLPVEFEATYRPEGPATTPDHGTLDYFLTERYRLFVPQAGMTARVEHDPWTLQRAAADVRADSLFEASSLPEPETEPRVRYCPKTEFHVHTPTRLD